From a region of the Wolbachia endosymbiont (group B) of Gerris lacustris genome:
- a CDS encoding TRP75-related protein, translating to MLKIFSKVLFILIFLVSSFFTVHDVEAKSKVRLSKRYIPPGNPGGANFNADEDFAESYKLYEKRRGILKKKKLQDLAINKEDLIKKLKEKKIASLDNEPNNVGACIVEDGEDAMINQHGINLVRLKGAVFIDQEPVSQYESKQHKSEQQKGKKVTSTREKKVSPINVTIKESPSRRTCSHDSITDLNRTPQHSLNGSNSFGSVVDTVK from the coding sequence ATGCTTAAGATCTTTTCTAAAGTTTTATTTATATTAATATTTTTGGTTTCTAGTTTCTTTACTGTACATGATGTTGAAGCTAAGTCTAAAGTGAGGCTTAGTAAAAGGTACATACCTCCTGGTAATCCTGGTGGTGCAAACTTTAATGCAGATGAGGATTTTGCTGAGTCGTATAAATTATATGAAAAGCGTAGGGGGATTCTCAAGAAAAAAAAGTTACAAGATCTAGCTATAAATAAAGAAGATCTAATCAAAAAATTAAAAGAAAAAAAAATTGCTAGCCTTGATAACGAGCCAAACAACGTGGGAGCTTGCATAGTTGAAGATGGGGAGGATGCTATGATCAATCAGCATGGTATTAATCTTGTACGTTTAAAGGGTGCTGTATTTATAGATCAAGAGCCAGTTTCTCAGTATGAAAGTAAGCAGCATAAAAGTGAACAACAAAAAGGGAAAAAAGTTACTTCAACACGAGAAAAAAAAGTTTCCCCTATAAATGTTACTATAAAAGAAAGTCCATCAAGAAGAACGTGCTCTCATGATTCTATTACTGATCTAAATAGAACACCACAGCATAGTTTAAATGGTTCAAATTCATTTGGCAGTGTAGTTGACACAGTAAAATAG
- the ispG gene encoding flavodoxin-dependent (E)-4-hydroxy-3-methylbut-2-enyl-diphosphate synthase has protein sequence MLDRDLTLSDDAYESSPVSRHKTHTVKVGQVKIGGNNPIVVQSMALGAHIDSDNIKSSAQKYAKEVIELAHAGSELVRIALNSEEVAKAIPYIVEEINKEGFDGKILVGCGQYELYRLIQDYPDNIKILGKIRINPGNVGFGDKRDEKFEKIIEYAITHDLPVRIGVNWGSLDKYLSQKLMDENSLSSNPKTSDVILRKALVMSALGSAKKAEKIGLNAEKIIISCKVSKVQDLILVYTALAKSSNYALHLGLTEAGMGNKGVVNTTAGLTYLLQNGIGDTIRASLTQRPGESRTNEVVVCQEILQSIGLRHFNPQVSSCPGCGRTSSDRFRILTEEVNGYIKTHMPIWKKKNPGVEHMSISVMGCIVNGPGESKHANLGISLPGYGEKPVSAVYKDGKYFKTLQGDNIFEEFKEIISDYVEEHYT, from the coding sequence ATGCTAGATAGAGACCTGACATTGAGTGATGATGCATATGAGTCATCGCCGGTTTCCAGGCATAAAACTCATACTGTAAAAGTTGGACAAGTGAAGATAGGTGGAAATAATCCTATAGTTGTTCAATCCATGGCACTTGGTGCACATATAGATTCTGACAACATAAAAAGCAGTGCTCAGAAATATGCAAAAGAAGTAATAGAACTAGCGCATGCAGGTTCAGAATTGGTGCGAATTGCTTTGAACTCAGAGGAAGTAGCAAAAGCAATACCTTATATAGTAGAGGAAATAAATAAAGAAGGCTTTGATGGTAAGATATTAGTAGGCTGTGGACAATATGAACTCTACAGGCTGATTCAGGATTATCCAGACAACATTAAAATTCTGGGTAAAATTAGGATAAATCCAGGTAATGTAGGCTTTGGTGATAAACGTGATGAGAAATTTGAAAAAATTATAGAGTATGCAATAACGCATGATCTTCCTGTCAGAATTGGAGTAAATTGGGGTAGTCTTGATAAGTACCTTTCACAAAAATTAATGGATGAAAACTCCTTGTCTAGTAATCCAAAAACTTCTGATGTTATATTACGTAAGGCGCTTGTAATGTCTGCTCTTGGTAGTGCAAAAAAAGCTGAAAAGATTGGTCTTAATGCAGAGAAAATAATCATTTCATGTAAAGTCAGTAAAGTGCAAGATTTAATTTTAGTTTATACGGCACTTGCAAAATCTTCCAATTATGCGCTGCATTTGGGTTTAACCGAAGCTGGTATGGGTAACAAAGGCGTAGTAAATACCACAGCAGGGCTTACTTATTTATTGCAAAATGGTATTGGAGACACTATCCGGGCTTCTTTAACTCAGCGCCCTGGTGAATCACGCACTAATGAGGTGGTAGTATGTCAGGAAATACTACAGTCTATAGGTTTACGTCATTTTAACCCTCAGGTGAGTTCATGTCCTGGTTGTGGACGCACAAGTAGCGATCGTTTTCGTATATTAACTGAGGAAGTAAATGGCTACATAAAAACTCATATGCCGATATGGAAGAAAAAGAATCCAGGTGTAGAGCATATGAGCATTTCTGTTATGGGATGCATAGTAAATGGTCCTGGAGAGAGCAAACATGCAAATCTTGGGATCAGCCTGCCTGGGTATGGAGAAAAACCTGTTTCAGCAGTCTACAAAGACGGCAAATATTTCAAAACTTTACAAGGTGATAATATTTTTGAAGAATTTAAGGAAATTATTAGTGATTATGTGGAGGAGCATTACACGTAA
- a CDS encoding ankyrin repeat domain-containing protein, which produces MRRDEALKILGFQSSDAPSEQEIKLAYRTLALEYHPDKHSGESGVVKKQNEEKFKQLGTAYEFLTKENIEGVTNLTDGNLNGINSPEDLRFYLYIALYNQDIKCLEKLFSKFKSSKDGRFGDYINEELICIYFPLSIALMQAKDSRNYSILELLLENGADPNIKLLHNQASLYYYTVIDDSRIVELLLQYGADPNMLDRNGRNPLSPALFCNDDSTVEVLLKYGCNPNMLDRDGKNPLYKAICYKNDKREKNVELLLKCGADPNQKVNGSRVIECAPYFTNNGVMNLIKTLTLPYGSNDKVKGLMAEYGGVDRRYLRDQTILTCCCLIVASATFFSIASPLRYVPTAIFALAACFFIKNAVHAAFFAKEPSTEFTEARACPGISKRL; this is translated from the coding sequence ATGAGAAGAGACGAAGCTTTAAAAATATTAGGTTTTCAATCAAGCGATGCGCCCAGTGAACAAGAAATTAAATTAGCTTATAGAACATTAGCTTTGGAATATCATCCTGATAAACATTCAGGTGAAAGTGGTGTTGTGAAGAAACAAAATGAAGAAAAATTTAAGCAGTTAGGTACTGCATATGAATTTCTCACTAAGGAAAATATAGAAGGGGTAACAAATCTAACTGACGGAAATTTAAATGGAATTAATTCGCCTGAAGATTTGAGGTTTTACTTATATATAGCTCTATATAATCAGGATATAAAGTGTCTTGAAAAGCTTTTTTCCAAATTCAAAAGCAGTAAAGACGGAAGATTTGGTGATTACATCAATGAAGAACTTATTTGTATTTACTTTCCATTATCTATTGCTTTAATGCAAGCTAAAGATTCAAGAAATTATAGTATTTTGGAACTTCTTTTAGAAAATGGTGCTGATCCTAATATAAAGCTATTACATAATCAAGCTTCGTTATACTATTATACGGTTATCGATGATAGCAGAATTGTAGAGTTATTGTTACAATATGGTGCTGATCCTAATATGTTAGATAGAAATGGTAGAAATCCATTATCTCCAGCGCTTTTTTGTAATGATGATAGTACTGTGGAAGTACTCTTGAAATATGGTTGTAATCCTAATATGCTAGATAGAGATGGTAAAAATCCATTATATAAAGCAATCTGTTATAAAAACGATAAACGGGAAAAAAATGTAGAGTTGCTTTTAAAGTGTGGTGCAGATCCTAATCAGAAGGTTAATGGCTCCAGAGTTATAGAGTGTGCTCCATATTTCACTAATAATGGTGTAATGAATTTGATTAAAACGCTTACTCTGCCATACGGTAGCAATGATAAAGTTAAAGGGTTGATGGCTGAATACGGTGGAGTTGATAGACGTTATCTACGTGATCAAACGATACTGACTTGTTGTTGCTTAATCGTCGCTTCTGCTACTTTTTTTAGTATAGCTTCTCCTTTGCGCTATGTACCGACAGCAATATTTGCACTTGCTGCATGTTTTTTTATTAAAAATGCTGTACATGCTGCATTTTTTGCAAAAGAACCTTCTACTGAGTTTACCGAAGCTAGAGCTTGTCCAGGGATTAGTAAAAGGCTATAA
- a CDS encoding TraR/DksA family transcriptional regulator — protein MEKLIKIKLPEDYVPSENEEYMNVKQLEYFSLKLQSILSELEKQDLEDSSIYSDRDSENGELIKRRKDRKEKIKEALEKIKLGIYGYCDGTGEEIGVERLKANPLAMYCIEEQERIEKEKNVYNIND, from the coding sequence ATGGAAAAATTAATAAAAATAAAGTTACCAGAAGATTACGTTCCTTCAGAAAATGAAGAATATATGAACGTAAAACAACTGGAATACTTTAGCTTAAAGTTACAATCAATACTCTCTGAACTGGAGAAACAAGATCTAGAAGATAGTAGTATTTATTCTGATAGAGATAGTGAAAATGGAGAATTAATTAAGCGCCGAAAAGATAGAAAAGAAAAAATTAAGGAGGCGTTGGAAAAAATAAAATTAGGCATTTATGGTTACTGCGATGGAACGGGAGAAGAAATAGGAGTCGAAAGACTTAAAGCTAATCCGCTTGCTATGTATTGTATTGAAGAACAAGAGAGAATAGAAAAAGAAAAGAACGTTTATAACATTAATGATTAG
- a CDS encoding heme exporter protein CcmB: MISSVKKLVINNNNLTYMVCIFIIMLSLSSYTLENNSKQEVILTLTWICATFVLQISTNNLFTSDYHDGILEQIFVQPLSSRLIVAYKIFAHWLLFGLPISVISFMFSFAILGNNIEHSIAVGVSLLFNTLIIINISATGNALMIGRNNLASGVSQILVLPIIMPTFIYFKLLTQFENLSLNIYTLLITILIFVILIVNSIITTHIALKFAVEQD; encoded by the coding sequence ATGATTAGTTCGGTAAAAAAATTAGTAATAAATAATAATAATCTTACTTATATGGTATGTATTTTTATTATAATGTTAAGTTTATCTTCATATACACTTGAAAACAACAGTAAACAAGAAGTCATATTAACATTAACATGGATATGTGCTACATTTGTTTTGCAGATCTCTACAAATAATTTATTTACATCTGATTATCATGATGGAATATTAGAGCAAATCTTTGTACAGCCACTCTCTTCTAGGCTGATAGTTGCTTATAAAATCTTCGCTCACTGGTTGTTATTTGGGTTACCGATTTCAGTGATTTCTTTCATGTTCAGCTTTGCAATTCTAGGCAATAATATTGAACATTCAATAGCGGTTGGAGTGTCTTTATTATTTAATACGCTGATAATCATTAATATTTCAGCTACTGGAAATGCATTAATGATTGGTCGAAATAACTTAGCATCAGGAGTATCACAAATTCTTGTTTTGCCAATAATAATGCCAACTTTTATATATTTTAAATTGCTAACTCAATTTGAAAATTTATCCTTGAATATTTATACACTACTAATCACCATCTTAATTTTTGTCATTTTAATTGTTAACAGCATTATAACTACTCACATAGCGTTAAAATTTGCTGTGGAGCAGGATTGA
- a CDS encoding class II aldolase/adducin family protein: protein MLLTNSELKRDLVNAYQILSYLKLDDHTYTHLSVRSEDKKSFYVYPFGIRFDEVDESSLMKVSFDGNIIEGKEYQYNKTGYIIHGFIYQARKDIQAIFHLHTPSIVAVSSLKDGLLPISQWALHFYNKVSYHDYNSLALDDAEGKKLIADLKENFVMLMRNHGSITCGQTIQEAMFYTYHLEQACKTQCLTLAMNRKLSIPSEEICSKAVKDLLSFESNLGERDWHAWVRLIKGKL from the coding sequence ATGTTATTAACAAATAGTGAGTTGAAAAGAGACCTAGTTAACGCCTATCAGATTTTATCTTATCTTAAATTAGATGATCATACTTATACTCATCTCTCTGTACGTTCTGAAGATAAAAAGTCATTTTATGTTTATCCGTTTGGTATACGTTTTGATGAAGTAGATGAAAGTTCACTAATGAAAGTATCGTTTGATGGGAATATAATTGAAGGCAAAGAATATCAATATAATAAAACTGGTTATATAATCCATGGCTTTATTTATCAGGCAAGAAAAGACATTCAAGCAATTTTTCATTTGCATACACCTTCCATTGTAGCGGTTTCTTCTCTAAAAGATGGACTACTTCCAATAAGTCAGTGGGCACTGCACTTTTATAATAAGGTATCTTACCATGATTATAATTCCCTTGCACTTGATGATGCAGAAGGAAAGAAATTAATAGCTGATCTGAAAGAAAATTTTGTCATGCTAATGCGCAATCATGGATCTATAACATGTGGTCAGACTATACAAGAAGCAATGTTTTATACGTATCACTTAGAACAAGCTTGTAAAACTCAATGCTTGACGCTAGCAATGAATAGGAAGTTGTCAATTCCAAGTGAAGAAATTTGCTCAAAAGCTGTAAAGGATCTTCTGTCTTTCGAAAGCAATCTTGGCGAGAGAGATTGGCACGCATGGGTTAGGTTGATTAAAGGTAAGTTATAA
- a CDS encoding AAA family ATPase, with product MVNIDIKKQLTKFFIYITGLPGSGKLSTAIVLSSMINAVIVSGLEYNQASKEARDRIYNTANVMLQAIEAYPIDSKNYIFVDELMKNNDYNIRIYNSIIELSKKMSTKILPIVLRCNPLVLQERTISKKQRKNRKVTNINSIKFRAKDLFVPQNAIEVENSNMSIKEVAEEIVSQMYKFGQIDSIYAIGNNFIY from the coding sequence ATGGTAAACATTGACATAAAAAAACAGCTAACAAAATTTTTCATATATATCACTGGTCTTCCAGGAAGTGGTAAACTTTCTACAGCAATAGTATTATCTAGTATGATAAATGCAGTAATTGTAAGTGGACTTGAATATAATCAAGCTTCCAAAGAAGCTCGAGATAGAATATATAACACTGCAAACGTTATGCTTCAGGCAATAGAAGCCTATCCTATTGACTCAAAAAATTATATATTTGTTGATGAATTAATGAAAAATAATGATTACAACATAAGAATATATAATTCAATAATAGAGCTTAGTAAAAAAATGAGCACAAAAATCCTCCCTATAGTACTTAGGTGTAATCCATTGGTATTACAAGAGCGTACTATATCAAAAAAGCAAAGAAAAAATAGGAAGGTTACTAATATAAATAGTATTAAATTTAGGGCGAAAGATTTATTTGTACCACAAAATGCTATAGAGGTAGAAAATTCAAATATGAGTATAAAAGAAGTAGCAGAGGAAATAGTAAGTCAGATGTACAAATTTGGCCAAATTGATAGTATTTACGCAATAGGCAACAATTTCATATACTGA
- the tsaB gene encoding tRNA (adenosine(37)-N6)-threonylcarbamoyltransferase complex dimerization subunit type 1 TsaB, which yields MSILAMNTVGAGSSITIVDHDGNCFVERNSANNSHAESFFQILNTLFDKHNYSYDKIDHLAVVVGPGSFTGIRVGISAAQGINLATNKPLYGVSALEVQAYAISLFCANSKKNIKAIIEDDQRFYTQLFDFNLLPLSNPAVVSELQPEMDCVTYMDCSLPKLDSSHTGLLVRYRLKNKQKLNGVEALYLNEPQYMKLLPIA from the coding sequence ATGTCCATTCTAGCAATGAATACTGTAGGTGCTGGTAGTTCAATAACAATAGTTGATCACGATGGTAATTGTTTTGTGGAACGCAATTCTGCAAACAATAGTCATGCAGAATCATTTTTTCAAATACTGAACACTTTGTTTGATAAGCATAATTACAGCTACGATAAAATAGACCATTTAGCAGTGGTAGTTGGACCGGGAAGTTTTACTGGAATCAGAGTTGGTATATCAGCTGCACAAGGTATAAATCTTGCTACAAATAAGCCGTTATACGGAGTTAGTGCGCTGGAAGTTCAAGCATATGCAATATCGCTATTTTGTGCAAACAGCAAAAAAAATATTAAAGCTATAATCGAAGATGATCAAAGGTTTTATACGCAGTTATTTGATTTCAATTTGTTACCGCTATCAAATCCTGCTGTAGTAAGTGAACTCCAGCCTGAAATGGACTGCGTTACATATATGGATTGCAGTTTACCAAAGTTGGATTCTAGCCATACAGGACTATTAGTCCGTTATAGACTGAAAAATAAACAAAAATTAAATGGAGTTGAAGCTCTATACTTAAATGAGCCTCAGTATATGAAATTGTTGCCTATTGCGTAA
- a CDS encoding cation:dicarboxylate symporter family transporter codes for MLQLLTLLAVITSVIFFGHLVPMEVKTFLYSISLSIKEILLFIMPFIVFALIFSSVNNLKQSAIKFILLLIITIFLSNLASSLIAYSVGHFITQNTYSIQDITYEETIVPLWSFELPPLLSNFHALAYGFTSSLMASVLLPKKSKELSHKMSDFILFVLKTFLTPVIPVFILGFALKMQHDQVLSTIFRDYSIIFIIIMSVTYLYIFLLYGAANSFKITSWITSISNMVPAFIAAMSTMSSNVAMPLSLEGSKKNVKQPDIASSVVPITASFHLVGDCFFIIILSMIMTFGGALSATDYVTFLLYFLLFKFAIVAVPAGGIMVMLPVLEKYLKFSPEMLSLITALYIVFDPIITSANVMGNGAFTIMFTKLYDKLK; via the coding sequence ATGCTACAACTACTAACCTTACTTGCTGTTATCACTTCAGTCATATTTTTTGGTCATCTAGTTCCAATGGAAGTGAAAACCTTCTTGTATTCAATAAGCCTTAGTATAAAAGAGATCTTACTATTTATAATGCCTTTTATTGTTTTTGCATTAATCTTTAGTAGTGTTAACAATCTTAAGCAGTCGGCTATAAAGTTTATATTGTTACTTATTATAACGATTTTCTTGTCGAATCTAGCTTCAAGTTTAATAGCTTATTCTGTTGGGCATTTCATCACACAAAACACTTATTCAATACAAGATATAACGTATGAAGAAACAATTGTCCCTTTGTGGTCATTTGAATTACCACCACTGCTTTCTAACTTTCATGCCCTTGCTTATGGATTTACATCCAGCTTAATGGCATCTGTTTTGCTGCCAAAAAAAAGCAAAGAACTTTCGCACAAAATGTCAGATTTCATTTTGTTTGTTTTGAAAACGTTTTTGACGCCAGTTATTCCAGTATTTATACTTGGGTTCGCTTTAAAAATGCAACATGATCAGGTTCTATCTACAATATTTAGAGATTACTCAATAATTTTTATTATTATCATGTCTGTAACTTACCTTTATATCTTCCTCTTGTATGGAGCAGCTAATTCATTCAAGATCACAAGCTGGATAACCAGTATAAGCAATATGGTGCCAGCATTTATTGCTGCAATGAGCACGATGTCTAGTAATGTAGCCATGCCGCTTAGCCTTGAAGGAAGCAAAAAAAATGTAAAGCAACCTGATATAGCATCGTCTGTTGTGCCAATAACTGCTAGCTTTCATTTAGTAGGTGATTGCTTTTTTATTATAATACTATCAATGATAATGACTTTTGGTGGTGCATTGTCTGCAACAGACTATGTGACTTTCCTTCTCTACTTTCTGTTATTTAAATTTGCTATTGTTGCAGTTCCAGCGGGAGGGATTATGGTAATGTTACCTGTTCTTGAGAAGTATCTTAAATTCTCTCCAGAGATGCTTTCATTAATTACAGCATTGTATATAGTGTTTGACCCAATAATAACTTCAGCAAATGTTATGGGTAACGGTGCCTTTACTATAATGTTTACAAAGCTCTATGATAAGCTTAAGTGA
- the ubiG gene encoding bifunctional 2-polyprenyl-6-hydroxyphenol methylase/3-demethylubiquinol 3-O-methyltransferase UbiG, whose product MSDVISIASDHAGYELKSEIKPYLETLGYTVTDRGCTAEQKSVDYPDYAVEVVEDITNKKANYGILICGTGLGMSTVANRFEGIYAALCNSVEIAKLAREHGNANILCLGAGFTASGLAKDIVKQFLETEFSKESRHKERLDKLSNISKKKTTKTYNEDEISKFAKIAGEWWNENGKFKPLHMMNPVRVSYIVEKIKELKKCDLKELSLLDVGCGGGILSESMARIGISVAGIDVCEENIKVAQSHAKKVGLNIEYTHTSIEELSNDKKYDVVLLMEVVEHVDNLEFFMKKAIELLKPEGLIFISTINRTIKSFCLAIVGAEYILNWLPKGTHNWNKFLKPSEIANHLRENNVTLQNMAGMEYNVIKREWNLTKGVDVNYILCGNIVI is encoded by the coding sequence ATGTCAGATGTAATATCGATTGCCTCGGACCATGCCGGTTATGAATTAAAATCAGAAATAAAGCCTTACTTGGAAACTTTAGGTTATACAGTGACAGACCGTGGCTGCACTGCCGAGCAAAAGAGTGTAGACTACCCTGACTATGCTGTTGAAGTTGTAGAAGATATAACAAATAAAAAAGCAAATTATGGGATATTAATCTGCGGTACAGGTTTGGGCATGAGTACTGTGGCAAATCGTTTTGAAGGAATCTACGCTGCTTTATGTAATAGTGTTGAGATCGCAAAATTAGCTCGCGAGCATGGCAACGCGAATATACTTTGTCTTGGTGCAGGGTTTACTGCGAGTGGATTAGCAAAAGACATAGTCAAACAATTCCTCGAAACAGAATTTTCAAAAGAAAGTAGACATAAAGAACGCCTTGATAAACTTAGCAATATTAGCAAGAAAAAAACCACAAAAACTTATAACGAAGATGAAATATCAAAATTCGCTAAAATAGCAGGTGAATGGTGGAATGAGAATGGCAAATTCAAGCCATTGCACATGATGAATCCTGTGAGAGTATCATACATTGTTGAGAAAATAAAAGAATTAAAAAAATGCGATTTAAAAGAACTATCATTGCTCGATGTTGGGTGTGGTGGTGGCATTTTGTCAGAGTCAATGGCGCGTATTGGTATTAGCGTTGCGGGAATAGATGTATGTGAGGAAAACATAAAAGTGGCACAGTCGCATGCGAAGAAAGTAGGGTTAAATATAGAATACACACACACTAGCATTGAAGAGCTAAGCAATGACAAGAAGTATGACGTGGTTTTGTTGATGGAGGTGGTTGAACATGTCGATAATTTAGAGTTTTTCATGAAAAAAGCAATAGAGCTGTTGAAGCCAGAAGGGCTAATTTTTATATCGACAATAAATAGAACTATTAAATCCTTCTGTCTTGCAATAGTCGGCGCAGAGTACATATTAAACTGGCTGCCAAAAGGCACACATAATTGGAATAAATTTCTCAAGCCATCAGAAATTGCAAATCATCTAAGAGAGAACAATGTAACACTGCAAAACATGGCTGGTATGGAATATAATGTAATAAAGCGTGAATGGAACTTGACCAAAGGTGTGGATGTTAATTATATACTTTGTGGAAACATTGTAATTTGA
- the dnaG gene encoding DNA primase — MDHIDIIKSKLLLSDIVGKKVRLIKRGDSFVGLCPFHNEKTPSFSVSNIKGLYYCFGCSAHGDAFEFISQTEGLSFKEALEKLASVAGVELPKNLSVAKENNKLFLALNLAANRFAQKNQGVADYLKQRKISLKIIDKFRIGYAPSSGLKEYLNSSGIEDKILIDIGLVNKNFHDYFYDRLIFPIYNIAGKVIGFGGRALSPDQQPKYLNSPESQLFKKRENLYGLNFALSEIRKKQHLFVVEGYMDVIALHQAGISNTVAPLGTAISAEQIKNLWKFAKEISICMDGDSAGRHAAIRIAELVLPILEPGYTLEFVTLPSNKDPYDICNELEYKTEDVLSAFNRSTELHSEYLWHHIIDSNLQNYEKFAPEKYSILEYKFMEYVNAISNSSIRRYYRDYFYNKANELRSSFKKQIFKNRPRETKEEYLYNKSPKLIEAEQNQAIILRIVIEFSEFLNHPIFFEQFSHFEFTHMEMKKLQQCIINMVTSESNFNKEILLQESSIIKFILEKTNVLSSQLNEKRSAENVWNNIVLRKELNVLQEEKIKARLGGNFDLEERLIEQIKQIEDSIQEMQMEFIQK; from the coding sequence ATGGATCATATAGATATTATAAAGTCAAAATTATTGTTGTCCGACATAGTAGGAAAAAAAGTCAGGCTAATAAAAAGAGGAGATAGTTTTGTTGGACTCTGCCCATTTCATAACGAAAAAACTCCATCTTTTTCGGTCAGCAATATTAAGGGCTTATATTACTGTTTCGGCTGCTCAGCTCATGGTGATGCGTTTGAATTTATTTCACAAACTGAGGGCTTAAGTTTTAAGGAAGCGTTGGAAAAATTGGCATCTGTTGCAGGTGTTGAGTTACCCAAAAACCTCAGCGTTGCTAAAGAGAACAACAAACTGTTTTTAGCATTGAATTTAGCTGCAAATCGGTTTGCACAAAAAAATCAGGGCGTTGCAGATTATTTAAAGCAGCGCAAGATTTCACTCAAAATCATAGATAAATTTAGAATAGGTTATGCACCAAGCTCTGGTTTGAAAGAGTATTTAAACTCTTCAGGTATTGAAGACAAAATTTTAATTGATATTGGATTAGTAAACAAAAATTTTCATGATTATTTTTATGACCGGCTGATATTTCCTATATACAACATTGCAGGAAAAGTTATTGGCTTTGGTGGACGTGCGCTTAGTCCTGATCAACAACCAAAATATTTAAATAGCCCAGAGAGTCAGCTCTTTAAGAAAAGAGAAAATTTATATGGATTAAACTTTGCTTTGAGTGAAATACGCAAAAAACAGCATCTATTTGTTGTTGAAGGATATATGGATGTAATAGCACTACATCAAGCGGGAATTAGCAATACAGTTGCTCCGCTTGGTACCGCAATTTCTGCAGAGCAGATAAAAAATCTTTGGAAATTTGCTAAAGAAATTTCTATCTGTATGGATGGCGATAGTGCTGGACGTCATGCTGCTATTCGAATTGCAGAACTTGTTCTGCCGATACTGGAGCCTGGATACACATTGGAGTTCGTGACTTTGCCAAGCAACAAGGACCCATACGATATATGCAATGAGCTAGAATATAAGACGGAAGATGTACTATCTGCTTTTAATCGCTCAACAGAACTGCACTCTGAATATTTATGGCATCACATAATCGATAGCAATTTGCAAAATTATGAAAAATTTGCCCCGGAAAAATATTCAATTCTTGAATACAAGTTCATGGAATATGTAAATGCTATCAGTAATAGCAGTATTAGAAGGTATTATAGAGATTATTTTTACAATAAAGCTAATGAACTGAGAAGTAGCTTTAAAAAGCAAATTTTTAAAAATAGACCTAGAGAAACAAAAGAGGAGTATCTCTACAACAAATCTCCAAAATTAATTGAAGCAGAGCAAAATCAAGCTATAATTCTGCGCATAGTAATAGAGTTTTCTGAATTTTTAAATCATCCTATATTTTTCGAGCAATTTTCCCATTTTGAGTTTACTCATATGGAGATGAAAAAATTACAACAGTGCATAATTAATATGGTAACTAGCGAGAGCAACTTTAATAAAGAAATTCTGTTACAGGAGTCTAGTATTATAAAGTTTATACTTGAAAAAACCAATGTACTGAGTAGTCAATTAAACGAGAAGAGATCGGCAGAAAATGTCTGGAATAACATAGTATTACGGAAAGAATTAAATGTATTACAAGAAGAAAAAATTAAAGCAAGGCTGGGCGGTAATTTTGACTTAGAGGAAAGGCTGATAGAACAAATAAAGCAAATAGAGGATAGTATACAAGAAATGCAAATGGAATTTATTCAAAAGTAG